From the Opitutia bacterium genome, one window contains:
- the rpsO gene encoding 30S ribosomal protein S15, which produces MSQPVKSEVIAQFKTHEKDTGSSDVQIALLTARINHLTEHLRTHRKDFHSRRGLLQMASRRRKLLDYLKREDLAKYNELLQKLNLRK; this is translated from the coding sequence ATGTCACAACCCGTTAAGTCAGAAGTTATCGCCCAGTTCAAAACCCACGAGAAGGACACCGGCTCCAGCGACGTCCAGATCGCGCTGCTCACTGCTCGCATCAATCACTTGACCGAGCACCTGCGCACGCATCGCAAGGACTTCCACAGCCGCCGCGGCCTCCTCCAGATGGCGAGCCGCCGTCGTAAGCTGCTTGATTACCTCAAGCGCGAAGACCTCGCCAAATACAACGAGCTTCTCCAGAAGCTCAACCTGCGTAAGTAA